One stretch of Candidatus Binatia bacterium DNA includes these proteins:
- a CDS encoding UPF0234 protein has product MPSFDIVSQVHVQEVDNAVNQTRKEVSQRYDFKDTATEILWDKEKITIVSDNDFKVKAVVDILQSKLARRGVSLKALRYGPIEPAGGGRARQAIEIQQGIDAERARQIVKCIKDSKLKVQAQIQDDQVRVSGKKKDDLQTVIRLLGERDFGIPIQFVNFRD; this is encoded by the coding sequence ATGCCATCGTTCGACATCGTGTCTCAGGTCCATGTGCAAGAGGTCGACAACGCGGTGAATCAGACTCGCAAAGAGGTGTCTCAGCGTTATGACTTCAAGGACACGGCTACGGAGATTCTCTGGGACAAAGAGAAAATCACAATCGTCTCGGACAACGATTTCAAAGTCAAAGCTGTGGTGGATATCTTGCAGTCCAAGTTGGCACGCCGCGGAGTATCGTTAAAAGCGCTTCGGTACGGCCCGATCGAACCGGCTGGCGGGGGTCGTGCGCGCCAAGCCATCGAGATTCAACAGGGGATAGACGCCGAGCGCGCTCGCCAAATCGTCAAGTGTATCAAGGACAGCAAGCTCAAAGTACAGGCGCAAATTCAGGATGACCAGGTGCGTGTCAGCGGCAAGAAAAAAGACGATCTCCAGACTGTAATCCGGTTACTGGGGGAGCGAGACTTCGGTATCCCCATTCAGTTCGTCAACTTCAGGGATTGA